Proteins from one Mercurialis annua linkage group LG7, ddMerAnnu1.2, whole genome shotgun sequence genomic window:
- the LOC126656402 gene encoding protein argonaute 16 — protein sequence MEKEAGGSPPPPTSTNGKTEKTDAPKLKKDQSDVLRHSIVSRQGFGTTGRRIPLLSNHFKVSVNAPDAVFYQYSVSLTSEDKRAVESKGIGRKIIDRLYQTYSSELGSKRFAYDGEKTLYTVGPLPQHKLEFTVVLEESFAKQENCSPNGGGSPHATTKRSKHSFHSKTFNVEISYAAKIPLKSIALALKGVEADNSTQDALRVLDIILRQQAANRGCLLVRQSFFHDDSRNFTDVGGGVTGVRGFHSSFRTTQGGLSLNMDVSTTMILTPGPVIDFLLTNQNVREPRNVDWVKAKRMLKNMRIKPRHRNMEFKIIGLSEKPCNQQYFPMKVKNSDSANGESETVELTVNEYFNRHCGIELTYSAFLPCLDVGKPKRPNYLPIELCSLVSLQRYTKALSSTQRASLVEKSRQKPLDRMRTVTDAVRNYNYDDDSMLSVCGISIEKQLTQVDGRVLETPKLKVGNSEDCIPRNGRWNFNNKTLWKCTTIDRWAVVNFSARCDTSHISRDLINCGRKKGIQIERPYTLIEEDPQSRRSGPLARVEKMFEQIRAKLPGAPQFILCVLPERKNSDIYGPWKKKCLSDFGIITQCISPFKINDQYLTNVLLKINSKLGGINSLLEIEHTKHIRHIMDTPTMILGMDVSHGSPGRSDIPSVAAVVGSLHWPLISRYRASVRTQSPKVEMIDALFKPVDDKNDDGIMRELLIDFYQTSNGRKPKQIILFRDGVSESQFNQVLNIEVEQIKQAFQHLGEDEIPKFTVIIAQKNHHTKLFQASGPENVPAGTVVDTKIVHPRNYDFYMCAHAGMIGTSRPAHYIVLLNEIGFSPDDLQNLIHSLSYVYQRSTTAISIVAPVCYAHLAAQQMGQFIKFEDFSETSSGHGSVTSSGPVPVPELPRLHKDVAGSMFFC from the exons ATGGAGAAAGAAGCTGGTGGATCCCCACCACCTCCGACTTCAACCAATGGAAAGACAGAGAAGACGGATGCTCCCAAACTGAAGAAAGACCAGTCGGATGTTCTCAGACATTCTATTGTCAGCAGGCAGGGATTTGGAACTACCGGTCGGCGCATACCTTTGCTCAGCAACCACTTTAAAGTTTCGGTCAATGCTCCAGATGCTGTGTTTTACCAATACAGT GTTTCTCTTACTTCAGAAGATAAGAGAGCTGTTGAAAGCAAGGGAATTGGTCGAAAGATAATTGATAGGCTTTACCAAACATATTCCTCTGAACTTGGTAGTAAAAGGTTTGCTTATGATGGTGAGAAAACTCTCTATACAGTGGGCCCTCTGCCCCAGCACAAGTTGGAGTTCACAGTAGTGCTTGAGGAGTCATTTGCAAAACA GGAAAACTGCAGTCCAAATGGTGGTGGAAGCCCGCATGCTACGACTAAGAGGTCAAAGCATTCTTTTCATTCGAAGACTTTTAACGTAGAAATAAGCTATGCTGCTAAAATTCCCTTGAAGTCAATTGCTCTAGCTCTGAAAGGAGTTGAGGCTGATAATAGTACTCAAGATGCTCTAAGAGTGCTAGATATTATCTTGAGGCAGCAAGCAGCGAACAG GGGGTGCCTTTTAGTAAGACAGTCGTTTTTCCATGATGATTCAAGGAACTTTACTGATGTTGGAGGAGGTGTTACTGGTGTTCGGGGGTTCCATTCCAGCTTCCGGACCACTCAGGGTGGCCTGTCTCTCAATATGG ATGTTTCTACTACAATGATCTTAACCCCTGGACCAGTGATCGATTTTCTGTTAACTAATCAGAATGTACGGGAGCCACGGAATGTTGACTGGGTGAAG GCAAAAAGGATGTTGAAAAATATGAGGATTAAGCCTAGGCACCGTAACATGGAATTTAAGATTATAGGCTTGAGTGAGAAGCCCTGTAATCAGCAGTA TTTCCCTATGAAAGTTAAAAACAGTGACAGTGCAAATGGAGAATCAGAAACTGTGGAGTTAACCGTAAATGAGTACTTCAATAGACACTGTGGCATAGAACTCACCTATTCTGCATTCTTACCCTGCCTTGATGTTGGAAAACCAAAAAGACCAAACTATCTGCCAATAGAG CTTTGTTCACTTGTATCACTCCAGCGGTATACAAAGGCTCTGTCATCAACTCAGAGAGCATCTTTGGTTGAAAAATCTCGACAAAAGCCTTTAGACAGAATGCGGACTGTGACTGAT GCTGTGAGGAACTACAATTATGATGATGATTCTATGCTTTCTGTATGTGGTATATCTATCGAGAAACAACTGACGCAGGTGGATGGTCGTGTTCTTGAGACACCAAAA TTGAAGGTTGGAAATAGCGAGGACTGTATCCCACGTAATGGGCGGTGGAACTTCAATAACAAG ACACTTTGGAAATGCACCACCATTGACCGCTGGGCTGTTGTCAACTTTTCTGCTCGCTGCGATACTAGTCATATCTCTCGTGATCTTATTAATTGTGGAAGGAAAAAGGGCATT CAAATTGAACGTCCATATACATTAATTGAGGAGGACCCACAATCTAGAAGATCTGGTCCTCTTGCTAGAGTAGAAAAAATGTTTGAGCAGATTAGAGCAAAGCTTCCAGGTGCTCCACAATTTATTTTGTGCGTTTTGCCAGAGAGGAAAAACTCTGATATTTATG GACCATGGAAGAAGAAATGTTTGAGTGATTTTGGCATCATTACACAGtgcatttctccttttaagaTTAATGACCAGTATCTTACTAATGTACTACTTAAGATCAACTCTAAG CTTGGAGGAATAAACTCTTTGTTAGAAATTGAACACACCAAACATATACGCCACATAATGGATACTCCCACAATGATTTTGGGCATGGATGTGTCTCACGGTTCTCCTGGCCGTTCAGATATTCCATCAGTAGCTGCG GTCGTTGGCTCGCTACATTGGCCATTGATTTCAAGATATAGAGCATCAGTAAGAACACAATCTCCTAAGGTGGAGATGATTGATGCTCTGTTCAAGCCTGTAGATGATAAGAATGATGATGGCATAATGAG GGAGCTGCTAATAGATTTCTATCAGACCAGCAATGGGCGAAAACCAAAGCAGATTATTCTGTTCAG gGATGGTGTGAGCGAGTCACAGTTCAATCAGGTTTTGAACATTGAAGTGGAGCAAATCAAACAG GCGTTTCAACATCTTGGCGAGGATGAAATTCCCAAATTCACAGTAATTATTGCTCAAAAAAATCACCATACAAAGCTATTTCAAGCTAGTGGCCCTGAAAACGTTCCTGCTG GGACAGTTGTAGATACCAAGATCGTGCATCCTAGAAATTACGACTTTTATATGTGTGCTCATGCAGGAATGATA GGCACTTCAAGGCCAGCACATTACATTGTGTTGCTTAATGAGATTGGTTTTTCTCCTGATGACTTGCAAAACCTGATCCACTCACTTTCCTATGT GTACCAAAGGAGTACGACTGCTATTTCAATCG TGGCTCCGGTATGCTATGCTCACCTTGCTGCACAACAGATGGGGCAGTTTATCAAATTTGAGGATTTTTCTGAAACCTCATCAGGACATGGAAGCGTGACATCATCTGGACCAGTTCCTGTACCAGAGCTTCCTCGGTTGCACAAAGATGTCGCCGGTTCCATGTTCTTCTGCTGA